In Deltaproteobacteria bacterium, one DNA window encodes the following:
- the secG gene encoding preprotein translocase subunit SecG: MVVIISIIHVLVCVAIILIILLQSGKGADLGAAFGGSSQTIFGSGGAATFLSKMTTIVAVVFMLTSLGLALMSAPKAEKSIMQTTPPPVSQEEQAAPQSEQPVQPINPEDKAAPQPEPTQAQPAPAPESQGGTSAPAGQ; this comes from the coding sequence ATGGTTGTCATTATCAGTATCATTCACGTACTTGTGTGTGTCGCGATCATTCTGATCATCCTGCTGCAGAGCGGCAAAGGCGCTGATCTGGGCGCGGCCTTCGGCGGTTCGAGCCAGACCATTTTCGGGAGCGGGGGAGCGGCTACGTTCCTCAGCAAAATGACCACAATCGTGGCCGTTGTCTTTATGCTCACCTCCCTGGGCCTGGCTTTGATGTCTGCGCCAAAGGCGGAAAAATCCATCATGCAGACCACTCCTCCGCCCGTAAGTCAAGAGGAACAAGCCGCGCCGCAATCGGAGCAACCCGTTCAGCCCATTAACCCCGAGGATAAGGCTGCTCCCCAGCCCGAGCCCACACAGGCTCAACCGGCTCCGGCGCCGGAAAGCCAGGGAGGAACCAGCGCTCCGGCCGGCCAATGA
- a CDS encoding triose-phosphate isomerase yields the protein MTAERIPLIAGNWKMHKSVAESESLVRDIINGKRPSKVEVMVAPPFTSLLAVARLVDTSDVALGAQNMHWEDKGAFTGEVSPVMLTDLGVNYVILGHSERRHLFGETDEMINHKMQSALKHQLRPILCIGETLEEREAERVFGVLEVQIEGGLSGISSALMENVVIAYEPVWAIGTGRNATPEQAQSVHRLIRDQLGIKFDKDVASKTRILYGGSAKPGNAGKLMAQADIDGLLVGGASLNPLDFLGIVNF from the coding sequence ATGACGGCCGAACGGATACCGCTCATAGCGGGAAACTGGAAGATGCACAAATCGGTGGCTGAGTCCGAAAGTTTGGTCAGGGACATCATCAATGGAAAACGTCCGTCCAAGGTGGAGGTCATGGTGGCCCCGCCGTTCACATCCCTGCTGGCCGTGGCGAGGCTGGTGGATACGTCGGACGTGGCCCTCGGCGCCCAAAACATGCATTGGGAAGATAAGGGAGCGTTCACCGGAGAGGTCTCGCCGGTCATGCTCACGGATCTTGGAGTGAACTACGTGATTCTGGGCCACTCCGAACGAAGACATCTGTTCGGCGAAACGGATGAAATGATCAACCACAAAATGCAAAGCGCCCTGAAACACCAACTCAGGCCGATCCTCTGCATCGGTGAAACCTTGGAGGAACGGGAGGCGGAGCGGGTGTTCGGCGTACTGGAAGTGCAGATCGAGGGCGGCCTGTCCGGGATCTCCTCAGCGCTGATGGAAAACGTGGTGATCGCCTACGAACCGGTCTGGGCCATCGGTACCGGACGCAATGCAACCCCCGAGCAGGCCCAGAGCGTACATCGCCTTATTCGCGATCAACTGGGGATCAAATTTGATAAAGATGTTGCCTCGAAAACGAGAATATTATATGGTGGCTCTGCTAAGCCGGGGAACGCGGGGAAACTCATGGCCCAGGCGGACATCGATGGTCTGCTGGTGGGAGGAGCCAGCCTGAACCCCCTGGATTTTCTAGGGATAGTGAATTTTTAG